The genomic segment ATCCCCTGTTCAGAGTGCTTTTCGCCGGAATCGCGATCGCCCTCGAGACCAGCATCCTGATCGGCCTGATCGTCCCGGGTGACACGGTGGTCCTGGTGGCGAGCACGGCGGTCTCGAACCCACTTGAATACACGTCGATGGTCGTCGTCGTCATCATCGGCGCTCTCTGCGGCGAGTCGTTCGGCTTCTTCCTCGGCCGCTGGGTGGGGCCCCGCATCCGGGCGAGCCGGGTGGGCAGGCGCATCGGCGAGAAGAACTGGGCGCGCGCCGAGACCTACCTCGCGCGGCGAGGCGGACTGGCCATCTTCCTCTCGCGGTTCATCCCCGTGCTGCACTCCCTCATCCCGCTCACGGTCGGCATGAGCGGGATGCGCTACCGCCGTTTCATGGCGTGGACCGTCCCGGCCTGCGTCCTCTGGGCGCTCGCCTATGTCAGCGTGGGCACGTTCGCCGCGGGCGGCTACCGGGAGCTCTCCAGCGAGCTGCACTGGGCCGGGTACGCCTTCGTGGGCGTGATCGTGCTCTTCGCGGTGCTGGTCGTGGTGGTCAAGAAGCTGATCCAGCGCGCCGAGCGGCGCCACATGACCGCGGCGCAGGACGACGCCCCGCCGTCCGCCGCCCAGGATGGGGCGGCGGGACGACGGGGCGTCGAGGGTTCCGGGAGCGGTCCCGCGGCTACTTGAGCCCCTTCTCGGTCAGCCAGTCGGACGCGATCTTGTCGGTCGACTCCTGGTCGTTCACGCTCTTGGAGTTGAGCGCGATGAGGTCGTCGACGGTGAGCGCGGCGCTGACCTTGTTGATGACCTCCTTGACCTGGTCGGTCACGGCGGCCGAGTTGATGATCGGCACCACGTTCTGGGCCAGGATGAGACCCTTCGGGTCCTTCAGCGTCACCAGGTCGTTCGTGGCGATGTTCGGGTCGGCGCTGTAGATGTCGGCCAGCTGGACCTGGCCGTCCTTCAGGGCCTTGACCGTGAGCGGGCCGCCCGAGTCCTCGATCGGGGTGACGGTCACCGTGACGCCGTAGGCGCTCTTGAGCCCGTCGGGGCCGTAGGGACGGGTCTGGAACTCGGAGTTCGCCCCCACCGTCAGCGGCGTGGTGACCTTCGAGAGGTCCTCGAGGCTCGTGACGCCGTTCTGCTCCGACCACTCCTTCGTCACGTTGTAGGAGTCCTGGTCGGTCGCCTCGGCGTAGTCGAGGGCCTCCAGGCCCTGCGGCAGGGCGCCCTGGAGAGCCGTGTAGACGTCCTCCGGGGAGGTGGCCGTGGCGCTGGAGTCGAAGTACTGCAGCAGGTTGCCGGTGTACTCCGGGAACAGGGTGACGCTGCCGTCCTCGAGGGACGGGATGTACGCCTCGCGCTGGCCGATGTTGAACTGGCGCTGCACGGAGACGCCCTGGGCCTCGAGGGCCTGGGCGTAGATCTCGGCGATGATCTCGTTCGAGTAGTAGGCCTGCGAGCCGATCACGATCGTGTCGGAGCCCGAGGTCGACGCGCCGGATGTCGACCCTGCGTCGAGCGGACTGCTGCTCGACGAACACCCTGCCAGCGCCACTGCTGCGCTGACCGCGACCGCGCCGATGACGGCGAGCCGGCCCTTCTTCCTTGCTGTGAACATGTGATTCATTTCCCTTCCTGGATGGGGGTTCCCATCACCGGGCGAAGCCGGGTCGGCCTCTCCCGGACATTCTCCGCGGTACCGGCGACAACGCCTCGGGGCACCACGAGCCTCTGCACCAGCGAGAGCAGCAGCTCGAGCACGATCGCCAGCAGCGTCACGAGGATCGAGGCGCCGAGCATGATCGTGTAGTTGCGGGTGGAGTAGCCGAGGTAGATGAAGGAGCCGAGCGCCCCTCCTGTCACGTACGCCGCCAGCGTCGCCGTGGCGACCACCTGCAGCACGCCCGAGCGGATGCCGCCGATGAGGAGCGGCAGCCCGAGCGGCAGCTCGACCCTGGTGATGATCTGCCACTCGGTCATGCCCATCGCGCGCGCCGCATCCACCGTCTTGCGGTCGACGGCCTCGATGCCGGCGTAGGTGCCCGCCAGCACCGGCGGGATGGCGAGGATGACGAACGTGATGAGCGGCGCCCGGAACCCGATCCCGAGCCCGAGGGCGATGAGGATGAGCAGGCCCAGGCTCGGCAGGGCCCGCAGGCCGCCGGACAGGGCGACCGCGACGTCCCGGCCCTTGCCGGTGTGACCGATGAGGATGCCGAGCGGGAGCGCGATGACCAGCGCGATCAGCACGGCGCCGAACGTGTAGGCGAGCTGCTCGATCAGCCGCGCGCCGATGCCCTGCGGGCCCTGCCAGTTCGCCGGGTCGAGGAGCCACCCGATCGCGTCGCCGAAGAGGCTCATGCGCTCGCCCCCTCCGCCGTCAGCGCCGTCGCCTGACGGCGCGACCGCGCCTTGGCGATGCGGTCGCGCCGCGTCCACGGCATGAGGAGGCGCCCGAGCAGCACGAGGATGCCGTCGAAGACAAGGGCGATGACCAGGACCATGACGATGCCGGTGAGCACCTCGGCGGGGATGTTGCGCTGGAAGCCGTTGATGAAGAGGTAGCCGAGGCTCGTGACCCCGACCGCGGAGCCGATGGTGAGCAGGCTCACGGTGCTCACCGAGACCACACGGAGGCCGGAGAGCAGGACGGGACCGGCGAGGGGGAACTCCACCCGGAAGAAGCGCTGCGCACCCGAGTACCCCATGGCGCTCGCGGACTGCAGAATGTCGGGATCGATGCCGCGGAGCCCGTCGGCGGTGGTGCGCAGCAGGAGCGCGACACCGTAGATCGTGAGGCCGATCTCCACGTTGATCGGATCGGTGATCTGCGTGCCGGTCAGCGCCGGGAGGAAGATGAACAGCGGCAGCGACGGGATCGTGTACAGCAGTCCGCCCACGGTGAGGAGGACTCCCCTGGTGAGCCGGAACCGGTTGGCGAGCCAGCCCAGCGGCACCGAGAACACGAAGCTCAGGACGATCGGGATCGCGCTGAGCACCGCGTGCGTGGCCGTGAGGCTCAGGATGAGCTCGACGTTCGAGAAGACCCAGTTCACCGCTGGAGCACTCCCGCCGGAGTCCCGTCCGCGGAGACCACCACCTCGTGCCCGTCGATGGACTCGAGGTGGAGCGCGCGCTTGCCGCGGTCGGCGCCCACGAACTCGGCGACGAAGTCGTTCGCCGGGTTCGCGAGGATCTCCTTCGGAGAGCCCTTCTGCGCGATGTGGCCCCCGCGCTGGAGGATCACGATCTGGTGACCCAGCCGGAACGCCTCGTCGATGTCGTGCGTGACGAAGACGACCGTCTTGCCGAGCTCCCGCTGGAGCCGGATGGTCTCGTCCTGGAGCTCGGTCCGCACGATGGGGTCGACCGCTCCGAAGGGCTCGTCCATGAGCAGGATGTTGGGGTCGGCGGCCAGCCCGCGGGCCACGCCCACACGCTGCTGCTGACCGCCCGAGAGCTGGCGCGGGTACTTCGAGGCGAGGGATCGGTCCAGGCCCACCGTGTCGAGCAGCTCGAGCGCCCGGGCCCGGGCCTCGGCCTTGGGGACGCCGTTCAGGACCGGCACGGTCGCGACGTTGTCGATCACCTTGCGATGCGGGAGCAGGCCCGAATTCTGCATCACGTACCCGATGCGCCTCCGGAGTCGCACCGGCTCGAGCGACGCCGTGTCCTCGCCGTCGATCAGGATGCTGCCCGACGTCGGGTCGATCATGCGGTTGATCATCCGGAGCAGCGTCGTCTTCCCGCAGCCCGACGATCCCACGAAGACGGTCGTCTCCCGGGGTGGGATGACGAGGTCGAACGTGGCCACGGCCCGCGTGCCATCGGGATACGTCTTGGTCACCGAGCGGAACTCGATCATGTCGGCCCTATCGTCGCCGGGGCCGTCGGACACAACCCACGCGGCAAGCCAAACACGGTTCGCTCCAGACGCCAAGCGGGTCGACACCGGGCGTCACATCCGCCCGCGACCGTGCGGACGGGGACCGCTCGGCCTCAGGCGACGAGCGGGGAGTCCTCGGCGGCGAGCACGCTCCGGGCGACCGCCCGGGCGGCCTCGATCGCCCGCTCGTCTCCCGCGCGGTCGCGCAGGAAGGCACGCACGAGCAGGGCGTCCACGGCGGTGAGGGCGGTGTCGAGGCGGTCGGCGAGCGAACCGTCGTCGGTGAGCGAGTACTCCGAGACGAGCACCTTCGCGAACGGCGCTGCGAACCGCGCGGTGATCATCGAGACGCCGTCGACGTCGGGCAGCGCGACCTGGTCGCTCAAGCGCAGCGAGGTGTAGCCGGGCTCGGTCCGGTGCAGATGGACGGAGGCGTCGATGACGCGATCGACCGCGTCCTGCCAGGTCTCGGGCGCCGACTGCTCGAGGTTGTCGACCGCGGTGCGGACGAAGCGCTCGTATCCCCGGAGGCTCATCGCGGCGAGGACGGCGATGCGGTCGGGGAAGTACCGGTAGACGGTCCCGATCGACGCTCCGGCTCGGTCCGCCACCATGGCGGTCGTGAGACGCTCGATGCCCACCTCCGACACCACCGCGGACGCCGCGTCGAGGAGGGCGGAGATCCGCTCGCTGCTCCGGGCCTGGACGGGCTCGTTGCGCACG from the Cnuibacter physcomitrellae genome contains:
- a CDS encoding ABC transporter permease, which translates into the protein MNWVFSNVELILSLTATHAVLSAIPIVLSFVFSVPLGWLANRFRLTRGVLLTVGGLLYTIPSLPLFIFLPALTGTQITDPINVEIGLTIYGVALLLRTTADGLRGIDPDILQSASAMGYSGAQRFFRVEFPLAGPVLLSGLRVVSVSTVSLLTIGSAVGVTSLGYLFINGFQRNIPAEVLTGIVMVLVIALVFDGILVLLGRLLMPWTRRDRIAKARSRRQATALTAEGASA
- a CDS encoding ABC transporter substrate-binding protein — its product is MFTARKKGRLAVIGAVAVSAAVALAGCSSSSSPLDAGSTSGASTSGSDTIVIGSQAYYSNEIIAEIYAQALEAQGVSVQRQFNIGQREAYIPSLEDGSVTLFPEYTGNLLQYFDSSATATSPEDVYTALQGALPQGLEALDYAEATDQDSYNVTKEWSEQNGVTSLEDLSKVTTPLTVGANSEFQTRPYGPDGLKSAYGVTVTVTPIEDSGGPLTVKALKDGQVQLADIYSADPNIATNDLVTLKDPKGLILAQNVVPIINSAAVTDQVKEVINKVSAALTVDDLIALNSKSVNDQESTDKIASDWLTEKGLK
- a CDS encoding ABC transporter permease — protein: MSLFGDAIGWLLDPANWQGPQGIGARLIEQLAYTFGAVLIALVIALPLGILIGHTGKGRDVAVALSGGLRALPSLGLLILIALGLGIGFRAPLITFVILAIPPVLAGTYAGIEAVDRKTVDAARAMGMTEWQIITRVELPLGLPLLIGGIRSGVLQVVATATLAAYVTGGALGSFIYLGYSTRNYTIMLGASILVTLLAIVLELLLSLVQRLVVPRGVVAGTAENVRERPTRLRPVMGTPIQEGK
- a CDS encoding DedA family protein — protein: MNELLSTLLDFISSIDPLFRVLFAGIAIALETSILIGLIVPGDTVVLVASTAVSNPLEYTSMVVVVIIGALCGESFGFFLGRWVGPRIRASRVGRRIGEKNWARAETYLARRGGLAIFLSRFIPVLHSLIPLTVGMSGMRYRRFMAWTVPACVLWALAYVSVGTFAAGGYRELSSELHWAGYAFVGVIVLFAVLVVVVKKLIQRAERRHMTAAQDDAPPSAAQDGAAGRRGVEGSGSGPAAT
- a CDS encoding ABC transporter ATP-binding protein; protein product: MIEFRSVTKTYPDGTRAVATFDLVIPPRETTVFVGSSGCGKTTLLRMINRMIDPTSGSILIDGEDTASLEPVRLRRRIGYVMQNSGLLPHRKVIDNVATVPVLNGVPKAEARARALELLDTVGLDRSLASKYPRQLSGGQQQRVGVARGLAADPNILLMDEPFGAVDPIVRTELQDETIRLQRELGKTVVFVTHDIDEAFRLGHQIVILQRGGHIAQKGSPKEILANPANDFVAEFVGADRGKRALHLESIDGHEVVVSADGTPAGVLQR
- a CDS encoding TetR/AcrR family transcriptional regulator, with translation MSFNELIEGALTVSERVRNEPVQARSSERISALLDAASAVVSEVGIERLTTAMVADRAGASIGTVYRYFPDRIAVLAAMSLRGYERFVRTAVDNLEQSAPETWQDAVDRVIDASVHLHRTEPGYTSLRLSDQVALPDVDGVSMITARFAAPFAKVLVSEYSLTDDGSLADRLDTALTAVDALLVRAFLRDRAGDERAIEAARAVARSVLAAEDSPLVA